The following are from one region of the Rosistilla carotiformis genome:
- a CDS encoding Gfo/Idh/MocA family protein, protein MARWKIAGINFEHFHMGDNLRLAAALPDVEIVGLCDEQPDRMQQAIEELQLPSEKVFTDWQACLEQTQPDIVLLCPAAAGHGLWTERVMAHGVDVLIEKPMAASLAEADSMIAAAQRAGRTLAINWPMTWFPTHRTAHRLIREGTIGDVIEVHYYDGNRGPLHHAAGKQQRTAEQIAADKPNSWFYQKAAGGGALLDYLGYGATLATWFNGGQRPIEVTAVVDQPAGLEVDEHCVAVLRYATGLSKLETRWGTFTDPWTHQPQPRCGFVIVGTEGTIGCYDYQPTVRLQTREEPAGVEIPVDPQSLIDSNPIAYLIHCLENRLPVEGPLSPETSRIGQQIVDTAIASAAAKQTLPLLD, encoded by the coding sequence ATGGCACGTTGGAAAATCGCCGGTATCAACTTCGAACATTTTCATATGGGCGACAACCTGCGGCTCGCCGCGGCGCTTCCCGACGTCGAAATCGTTGGCCTGTGCGATGAACAACCCGATCGGATGCAGCAGGCGATCGAGGAACTGCAACTGCCCAGCGAAAAGGTCTTCACCGATTGGCAGGCTTGCCTGGAACAGACGCAGCCCGACATCGTGCTGCTGTGTCCCGCCGCCGCGGGGCACGGTCTGTGGACCGAGCGCGTGATGGCCCATGGCGTTGATGTGCTGATCGAAAAACCGATGGCGGCGTCGCTCGCCGAAGCCGATTCGATGATCGCTGCGGCGCAGCGGGCCGGTCGGACGCTGGCGATCAATTGGCCGATGACTTGGTTTCCCACCCACCGCACCGCCCATCGATTGATCCGCGAAGGGACGATCGGCGACGTGATCGAGGTCCATTATTACGACGGCAATCGCGGACCGCTGCACCATGCGGCGGGCAAGCAGCAGCGAACGGCGGAGCAGATTGCCGCCGACAAACCGAACAGCTGGTTCTATCAGAAGGCGGCCGGCGGCGGAGCGTTGTTGGATTACCTGGGCTATGGAGCGACGTTGGCGACATGGTTCAACGGCGGCCAACGCCCGATCGAAGTCACCGCAGTCGTCGACCAACCGGCGGGGCTGGAAGTCGATGAGCACTGCGTGGCGGTGCTCCGTTATGCAACCGGACTCAGTAAGCTGGAGACCCGGTGGGGAACGTTCACCGATCCCTGGACCCATCAACCGCAACCGCGATGCGGATTTGTGATCGTCGGCACCGAAGGAACGATCGGCTGTTACGATTACCAACCGACGGTGCGACTGCAGACCCGCGAAGAGCCCGCTGGCGTGGAGATCCCAGTCGACCCACAATCGTTGATCGACAGCAATCCCATCGCCTACCTGATCCATTGTTTGGAAAACCGCCTGCCGGTCGAAGGGCCACTCTCACCGGAAACCTCCCGGATCGGACAACAGATCGTCGACACCGCGATCGCCAGCGCTGCGGCCAAGCAGACGCTGCCGCTGTTGGACTAA
- a CDS encoding phytanoyl-CoA dioxygenase family protein: MNSRLQISADDKATFDREGFLMVSQLLSPPEVQLLEQIARRDREIESGATARSDAAGGQTVLAVRDHLSDDMFSAIARCQRVAGSMQSLMGEEIYHYHHKLMLKEPRVGGAWEWHQDYGYWYNYGCLFPRMASCYIAIDRAGRDNGCLQVIPQSQQLGRLEHGKVGGQTGADEARVDQILKRLPLLHVEMQPGDALFFHGNLLHRSDQNRSEHSRWSLICCYNARSNNPYEVLRHNGYQRLEIIDDDDVITAGTNQWNALTET; the protein is encoded by the coding sequence ATGAACAGCCGCTTGCAGATCTCCGCCGACGACAAAGCCACCTTCGACCGCGAGGGGTTTTTGATGGTCTCCCAGCTGCTCTCGCCGCCGGAGGTCCAGTTGTTGGAACAGATCGCCCGACGCGACCGCGAGATCGAATCGGGAGCCACCGCCCGCAGCGACGCCGCCGGCGGCCAAACCGTGCTGGCGGTGCGCGATCATTTATCCGACGACATGTTCAGTGCCATCGCTCGCTGCCAACGCGTTGCCGGGTCGATGCAGTCGCTGATGGGAGAAGAGATCTACCATTACCATCATAAATTGATGCTCAAGGAGCCGCGCGTCGGCGGTGCCTGGGAATGGCATCAAGACTATGGCTACTGGTACAATTACGGCTGCCTGTTTCCGAGAATGGCCAGCTGCTACATCGCGATCGATCGCGCCGGCCGTGACAACGGTTGCTTGCAAGTCATCCCTCAGTCGCAACAGTTGGGGCGGCTGGAACATGGCAAAGTGGGGGGCCAGACCGGTGCCGATGAAGCCCGCGTCGATCAGATACTCAAACGTTTGCCCCTGCTGCATGTCGAAATGCAGCCCGGCGACGCCCTCTTCTTCCATGGCAATCTGCTGCATCGATCCGACCAAAACCGCAGCGAGCATTCGCGTTGGTCGCTGATCTGTTGCTACAACGCTCGCAGCAACAATCCCTACGAAGTCCTTCGCCACAACGGCTACCAGCGGCTTGAAATCATCGACGACGACGACGTGATCACCGCCGGAACGAACCAGTGGAACGCGCTCACCGAAACCTAA
- the accD gene encoding acetyl-CoA carboxylase, carboxyltransferase subunit beta codes for MATVESNSEAPNTKKRGIPEGLWIKCPGCLSSVYRKEVQRRLNVCPKCDHHLYVSAADRVEQVLDEGTFEAWDEQLRPTDPLEFADRKRYAERLLAEQKRTGLVDAALTGTGMIRARRVAFGVTDSAFIMGSMGSVVGERLTRLIERATEQNLPLIIISGSGGGARMHEGILSLMQMAKVSAALARYHESGGLFISVLTNPTMGGVAASFASLGDLCFAEPKALIGFAGPRTIKATIGIELPEGFQTSEFLLEHGFIDRIVARDRLKSEIARVIDYCGK; via the coding sequence ATGGCGACCGTCGAATCGAACAGCGAAGCCCCGAATACCAAAAAACGTGGAATTCCCGAGGGTTTATGGATCAAATGCCCGGGATGCTTGTCGAGCGTTTACCGCAAAGAGGTCCAACGGCGGCTGAATGTCTGCCCTAAATGCGACCATCATCTTTACGTTTCGGCCGCCGATCGGGTCGAACAGGTCTTAGATGAAGGGACGTTTGAGGCCTGGGACGAACAGCTGCGTCCCACCGATCCCCTGGAATTTGCCGACCGAAAACGTTATGCCGAGCGATTGTTAGCCGAACAGAAGCGGACCGGATTGGTCGATGCCGCCCTGACGGGCACCGGGATGATCCGGGCGCGCCGCGTTGCGTTTGGAGTGACCGACAGTGCGTTTATCATGGGGAGCATGGGATCGGTTGTCGGCGAGCGGTTGACGCGGCTGATCGAACGAGCGACCGAACAGAACCTTCCCTTGATCATTATTAGCGGCTCCGGCGGCGGGGCTCGGATGCACGAAGGGATCCTATCGCTGATGCAGATGGCCAAGGTCTCCGCAGCATTGGCTCGGTATCACGAATCGGGCGGGCTGTTTATCAGCGTGTTGACCAACCCCACGATGGGTGGTGTTGCTGCCAGTTTCGCTTCGTTGGGAGATCTCTGTTTCGCCGAACCCAAGGCGTTGATCGGTTTCGCTGGGCCGCGAACGATCAAAGCGACGATTGGCATCGAATTGCCCGAGGGCTTTCAGACCAGCGAATTCCTGTTGGAGCATGGTTTTATCGATCGGATCGTCGCTCGCGATCGCTTGAAATCGGAGATCGCCCGCGTTATTGACTACTGTGGCAAATAA
- a CDS encoding serine/threonine-protein kinase, whose product MGLLDKIQSLIGKKKTEEGDSDAAAVPTSKRTKGSNSLDVEARFERMRSAVSGTMSNFITARDRQYNRVVGLKLCDAEKVATFEARFKGLKKPIEGEIAVQMQHPNVVETYEYGTTKQGQPYLVMEYVDGPGLLQIIQTRKEETLAGKRLSLIRQMAEGMKYVHEKGFIHRDICPRNFICSADMERVKLIDFGLTVPALPPYMQPGNRTGTPLYMAPEIVRRRHTDQRVDVFAFGVSIYTLCAFEFPWPVNDTTGKAALQHDTHPPTPILEFRPDLNPVLATAIMRCIHPNVQDRMLSMEAFLRQIKGVKSELKTET is encoded by the coding sequence ATGGGTCTGCTGGATAAAATTCAATCGCTGATCGGCAAAAAGAAGACGGAAGAAGGAGATTCCGATGCCGCGGCGGTTCCGACAAGCAAGCGGACCAAGGGGAGCAACAGCCTGGATGTCGAAGCCCGCTTTGAGCGGATGCGGTCGGCGGTCTCGGGGACGATGAGTAACTTCATCACCGCGCGGGATCGGCAATACAACCGCGTGGTGGGGCTGAAGCTGTGCGACGCGGAAAAAGTCGCCACCTTCGAAGCCCGTTTCAAAGGGCTCAAGAAACCGATCGAAGGGGAGATCGCTGTGCAAATGCAGCACCCCAACGTTGTGGAGACCTACGAATACGGAACCACCAAACAGGGCCAACCCTATCTGGTGATGGAGTATGTCGACGGCCCCGGTTTGCTGCAGATCATCCAAACGCGGAAAGAAGAGACCTTGGCTGGAAAGCGTTTATCGCTGATCCGGCAGATGGCCGAGGGGATGAAGTACGTCCACGAGAAGGGATTCATTCACCGCGACATCTGCCCTCGCAACTTCATCTGTTCGGCCGATATGGAGCGGGTGAAGCTTATCGACTTTGGTTTGACCGTTCCCGCACTGCCTCCGTACATGCAACCGGGCAACCGGACGGGAACCCCGCTCTACATGGCTCCGGAAATCGTTCGTCGCCGCCACACCGACCAGCGAGTCGACGTGTTCGCCTTTGGCGTTTCGATCTACACGCTGTGCGCTTTCGAATTCCCCTGGCCGGTCAACGACACGACGGGCAAGGCGGCATTGCAGCACGACACGCACCCGCCGACTCCAATCTTGGAGTTCCGCCCCGATCTGAATCCGGTGCTGGCGACGGCGATCATGCGTTGCATCCATCCCAACGTCCAAGACCGGATGCTCTCGATGGAAGCCTTTTTGAGGCAGATCAAAGGGGTGAAGTCGGAGCTGAAAACGGAGACCTAG
- a CDS encoding glycosyltransferase family A protein codes for MPRLSIIIPLRSHSEDFETTLVSVLENRPDDCEVIVAHDGSYEDPFELAGEVCFAVGSDCSLLNLVRAGSEIATSPIVHVLADGFQATAGWTDYVDETFADHDVACASPLVCDMDDHELILAAGWANHALRLRRPIASGATAVGRLEAARISGLFLAASFWKVSALRQLLKARSVATAADFEAVCARWLKKEDYQIQIAVDSRVTTYEDAPELESVGFRTGFQLHCASPASGVPATIGFAMLSCLTQPHRISSWTTAAGRIAASIWGGKRRHAIDRDLKAILSASISGTSAFEDETPQTLAFPVASEPLRRAA; via the coding sequence GTGCCACGTTTATCGATCATTATTCCGCTGCGATCCCATTCCGAAGACTTCGAAACCACGCTGGTTTCCGTACTGGAGAATCGTCCCGATGATTGTGAAGTGATCGTTGCCCACGACGGCAGCTACGAAGACCCCTTTGAGCTTGCCGGCGAAGTTTGTTTTGCTGTCGGCAGCGATTGCTCGCTGTTGAACCTGGTTCGCGCGGGAAGTGAAATTGCCACCAGCCCGATCGTGCACGTATTGGCCGATGGGTTTCAAGCGACGGCTGGCTGGACCGACTACGTCGATGAAACGTTTGCCGACCACGACGTCGCTTGCGCGTCGCCGTTGGTTTGCGACATGGACGATCACGAACTGATCTTGGCCGCTGGTTGGGCCAACCATGCGCTGCGTCTGCGACGGCCGATCGCCAGCGGTGCGACGGCGGTGGGTCGTTTGGAAGCGGCTCGCATCAGCGGGCTGTTTCTGGCAGCGTCGTTCTGGAAAGTCTCGGCGCTGCGACAGCTCCTGAAGGCCCGTTCCGTCGCGACCGCTGCAGACTTCGAAGCCGTCTGTGCGCGGTGGCTCAAAAAGGAAGACTATCAAATCCAGATCGCCGTCGATTCACGTGTGACAACGTATGAGGACGCGCCGGAATTGGAGAGTGTTGGTTTCCGAACCGGTTTCCAATTGCATTGTGCCAGTCCCGCCAGCGGTGTTCCCGCAACCATCGGCTTCGCCATGCTGTCGTGTCTGACACAGCCACATCGGATCAGCAGCTGGACAACGGCGGCGGGTCGGATCGCTGCATCGATCTGGGGCGGAAAACGTCGTCACGCGATCGATCGAGATCTCAAAGCGATCTTGTCCGCATCGATCTCCGGTACGAGTGCATTCGAAGACGAGACGCCGCAGACGCTCGCGTTCCCGGTTGCCTCCGAACCGCTTCGACGAGCCGCATAG
- a CDS encoding Na/Pi cotransporter family protein, producing the protein MICMLAGGLGIFLLGMKNMSDGMQAVAGSSLRRLIGAVTNNRILAAIVGVIVTCIVQSSSITTVMVIGFVNSGVMGLAQGIGVIMGANIGTTITGWILVLKVGKYGLPILGFSAFAYLFSKGDRWRYWAMFLMGVGMVFFGLEIMKDACSVIKEVPDFEAWFAKFNADTYWGVLKCAAVGCILTTLVQSSSATLGITISLATQGVISYPTAAALVLGENIGTTITAFLASLGTTTHARRAAYFHVIFNLFGVMWITFVFQWYIRFIQSIVSVDVAQAVMVDGSPTYPNVVAAIAATHSVFNIANTLMFLPFVAPMVRFLEWAVPSRSFKEKPRLTDLDVLILETPLLAIEQSRKEILKMGDGCLKMLDWLLQLMNEDEPDKTLADRLKQRERVLDSVQDEVAEFITGLLSSGNVSHSTAEEARRQLRLADEYESISDYIANLDKFDRKLRRDGFRFLDSQRVDLGELNRHIMEYVAAVHDGLVKENRNVLASTSAAEKRIRDEIKSLRRKHLEELSTDPMVPMVSVAFLAALNAYDRVRDHTRNIAETIAHDK; encoded by the coding sequence ATGATTTGCATGCTCGCGGGTGGATTGGGGATCTTCCTGCTGGGCATGAAAAACATGTCCGACGGAATGCAAGCCGTCGCTGGAAGCAGCTTGCGTCGGTTGATTGGTGCCGTCACGAACAATCGGATTCTTGCAGCCATTGTTGGTGTGATCGTCACCTGTATCGTTCAATCGAGCTCGATCACCACCGTCATGGTGATCGGCTTTGTCAACAGCGGTGTGATGGGATTGGCACAGGGGATCGGGGTGATCATGGGGGCCAACATCGGCACGACGATCACGGGGTGGATCTTAGTGTTGAAGGTCGGGAAATACGGGTTGCCGATACTTGGCTTTTCGGCGTTCGCTTATCTGTTTTCCAAAGGCGATCGCTGGCGATACTGGGCGATGTTTTTGATGGGCGTCGGGATGGTTTTCTTTGGCTTGGAAATCATGAAGGATGCATGTTCGGTGATCAAAGAAGTACCGGACTTCGAGGCCTGGTTCGCCAAATTTAATGCCGACACGTATTGGGGAGTGCTCAAATGTGCTGCCGTCGGTTGCATCCTCACGACGCTTGTTCAGTCTTCTTCGGCCACGCTTGGAATCACGATCTCGCTGGCCACTCAGGGAGTGATTTCCTATCCAACAGCTGCCGCATTGGTGTTGGGGGAAAACATCGGCACGACGATTACCGCCTTTCTGGCTTCGTTGGGAACCACGACTCATGCCCGCCGCGCCGCCTATTTTCATGTCATCTTCAATCTCTTCGGAGTGATGTGGATCACGTTCGTTTTCCAATGGTACATTCGTTTCATCCAGTCGATTGTGTCTGTCGACGTGGCCCAGGCGGTGATGGTTGACGGCAGTCCAACCTATCCAAATGTCGTTGCGGCGATCGCGGCGACACACAGCGTCTTCAATATCGCCAATACGCTGATGTTCTTGCCTTTCGTGGCGCCGATGGTGCGCTTTCTTGAGTGGGCTGTTCCGTCCCGATCCTTCAAGGAAAAGCCGCGGTTGACGGATCTGGATGTACTGATCCTGGAAACTCCCTTGCTGGCGATCGAACAGTCGCGCAAGGAGATCCTCAAGATGGGCGATGGCTGCCTGAAGATGCTCGATTGGTTGCTGCAGCTGATGAATGAAGATGAGCCCGACAAGACGCTTGCCGATCGCTTGAAACAGCGAGAACGGGTGTTGGACAGCGTTCAAGACGAGGTTGCCGAGTTCATTACCGGGCTGCTGTCGTCGGGCAATGTTTCTCATTCGACAGCGGAAGAGGCACGGCGGCAATTGCGGTTGGCCGATGAATACGAATCGATCAGCGACTACATCGCCAACCTGGATAAATTCGACCGCAAACTGCGTCGCGACGGCTTCCGGTTTCTGGACTCCCAGCGCGTCGACCTGGGAGAACTCAACCGTCACATCATGGAGTATGTTGCCGCGGTCCATGATGGGCTGGTCAAAGAAAATCGCAATGTCTTGGCATCCACGAGTGCGGCAGAGAAGCGGATTCGCGATGAAATTAAATCGCTGCGTCGTAAACACCTCGAAGAGTTGTCGACCGACCCGATGGTGCCGATGGTCAGCGTCGCGTTCTTGGCGGCGTTGAACGCTTACGACCGCGTCCGCGATCACACCCGCAATATTGCCGAAACGATTGCCCACGATAAATAA
- a CDS encoding tetratricopeptide repeat protein, which produces MSARHKTNQTKKNPRGAEKSPHASQPVQSPPGYKHQALHRVASLIQQSDYGEAVEVLRAAGYDNQVRNALGVCLMRLGRSEEAVAVFRQFVLSADGVSEKREICNAYKRNFATALLLKGTPSGALSVLRDTREPEHPMAVCISTAIRNWADSLPWWPRINWKINLLEPANCHVPIDFEPGELDFEIDLRKPTGPSNGTYGLAV; this is translated from the coding sequence ATGTCTGCGCGCCATAAAACCAACCAAACGAAGAAGAACCCTCGTGGGGCCGAGAAGAGTCCCCACGCGTCCCAACCGGTCCAGTCACCGCCCGGATACAAACATCAAGCACTGCATCGAGTTGCCAGTCTGATTCAACAGTCCGACTATGGCGAAGCTGTCGAAGTGCTACGTGCCGCCGGCTATGACAACCAAGTCCGCAACGCCTTGGGCGTCTGTCTCATGCGGTTGGGGAGATCCGAAGAAGCGGTCGCCGTCTTCCGTCAATTCGTCTTAAGTGCCGATGGAGTCTCCGAGAAGCGAGAGATCTGCAACGCGTACAAACGAAACTTTGCCACCGCACTGTTACTCAAGGGAACGCCCAGCGGTGCGCTGTCGGTATTGCGAGACACGCGAGAACCGGAGCATCCGATGGCCGTTTGCATCTCCACCGCGATTCGCAACTGGGCCGATTCGTTGCCTTGGTGGCCGAGAATCAATTGGAAGATCAACTTGCTCGAACCGGCGAACTGCCATGTCCCAATCGACTTTGAGCCGGGGGAATTGGATTTCGAAATCGACCTACGAAAACCAACGGGACCGTCCAACGGAACGTATGGGCTTGCTGTCTAA
- a CDS encoding dihydrodipicolinate synthase family protein has product MKIQGIVPPLVTPLADQDALDHAGLQRLIEHQLTAGVDGLFVLGTTGEGPSLSVALRSAMIAQSGRCIDGRVPMYVGITDTSLVDAVKLAGVAADSGAAAVVAAPPFYFPAGQTELRGWFQRLADALPLPLLLYNMPSCTKIAIELPTIEALIDHPNIVGLKDSSGDLKYLGEAVQLAAAGRPDWPVLVGPEALLVEAMGLGAVGGVAGGANLAPKLFTELFAAVQRKDQTTIDRLQAIVIELQTLYGFGKYGSSYLKGLKCALDLRGICSGLLAAPFDVFKPAERQRVATWLDGFADSGFLAQ; this is encoded by the coding sequence ATGAAGATCCAAGGTATTGTTCCGCCGTTGGTTACACCATTGGCCGATCAGGACGCGCTCGACCACGCCGGGTTGCAACGGCTGATCGAGCACCAGTTGACTGCGGGCGTCGACGGGCTGTTCGTGCTCGGGACGACCGGCGAAGGCCCCAGCCTGAGCGTCGCGCTGCGAAGTGCGATGATTGCCCAGTCGGGCCGATGCATCGACGGACGCGTTCCGATGTACGTCGGGATTACCGATACCTCGCTGGTTGATGCGGTGAAGTTGGCGGGGGTTGCCGCCGACAGCGGAGCTGCCGCCGTTGTTGCCGCGCCGCCGTTCTACTTTCCAGCCGGGCAAACCGAACTGCGCGGTTGGTTCCAGCGACTGGCCGATGCCTTGCCGTTGCCGCTGCTGCTGTACAACATGCCCAGCTGCACCAAGATTGCTATCGAACTGCCGACGATCGAAGCGCTGATCGATCACCCCAACATCGTTGGCCTCAAAGATAGCTCCGGCGACCTGAAATACCTCGGCGAAGCGGTTCAATTGGCGGCCGCTGGTCGTCCCGACTGGCCTGTCTTGGTCGGCCCCGAGGCGCTGTTGGTCGAGGCGATGGGATTGGGAGCTGTCGGTGGCGTTGCTGGCGGTGCCAACCTGGCTCCCAAGCTGTTCACCGAACTATTTGCTGCGGTGCAACGGAAAGACCAAACGACGATCGATCGGCTGCAGGCAATCGTGATCGAATTGCAAACGCTGTACGGTTTTGGCAAATATGGATCGTCTTACCTGAAGGGGCTCAAGTGCGCGTTGGATTTGCGTGGCATCTGCTCCGGTTTGCTAGCTGCACCGTTTGATGTTTTCAAGCCTGCTGAGCGGCAGCGTGTGGCGACCTGGCTGGACGGATTTGCCGACTCTGGTTTCCTGGCTCAGTAA
- a CDS encoding peptidase associated/transthyretin-like domain-containing protein, giving the protein MRFRIPILAIGAGVTALLVMLNSSAAAVEPLPSPGQFPAQHWVALDAQGALTGWVAMGDGDESLGVADTQVILVPLADPEKRLCTRTDAQGKFRIADARVGVYGLVAYGKQGLASYTVHVLGGGGADPATLFPQSELRISMAAADRDLSKRMVRSYGPVATGSQRMQRYSLASATSAVTDVRTGCRVELSANGDLEGQLRLPATMAGDVEALDSLNVILVQANQIVARTTVDREGRFHVVNLKPGAYGLIASGAAGFGSFGFDAVASTQRSAENRGASQIKLVAMQGPLVPSVIGCPPMICEICPTPVITIVESCIEHVDTCGCCVEEEILVEEEVLAGEEELSPVASLGGGGFTSGGGGGGGGSGGGLGGLSGLAGLSGLAGLAGLAAVLASDDDHSPASRAYPH; this is encoded by the coding sequence ATGCGATTTCGTATTCCAATATTGGCAATCGGAGCCGGCGTGACGGCGTTGCTCGTGATGCTCAATTCGAGTGCCGCGGCCGTCGAACCGCTCCCTAGCCCAGGGCAATTTCCGGCCCAGCACTGGGTTGCTCTCGATGCTCAGGGGGCGCTGACCGGATGGGTCGCGATGGGGGACGGAGACGAATCTTTGGGCGTCGCGGACACCCAAGTGATCTTGGTTCCGTTGGCCGATCCTGAGAAACGTCTTTGCACGCGAACCGATGCACAGGGGAAGTTCCGCATCGCCGATGCGCGGGTGGGCGTCTACGGTCTGGTGGCCTACGGAAAACAAGGGCTCGCCAGCTACACCGTCCATGTTCTCGGTGGCGGCGGGGCGGATCCCGCGACCTTGTTTCCCCAATCGGAACTACGGATATCGATGGCCGCGGCCGATCGCGATCTGTCCAAGCGAATGGTCCGCAGCTACGGGCCGGTGGCCACGGGCTCCCAACGGATGCAACGGTATTCATTGGCCAGTGCAACGAGTGCGGTGACCGATGTTCGGACCGGCTGCCGCGTCGAATTGTCGGCCAACGGAGATTTGGAAGGTCAGCTTCGCTTGCCAGCGACCATGGCTGGAGATGTCGAAGCGTTGGATAGTTTGAATGTGATTTTGGTTCAAGCCAATCAGATCGTCGCCCGAACCACGGTCGATCGCGAGGGACGGTTCCATGTCGTCAACTTAAAACCGGGTGCTTACGGATTGATCGCGTCGGGGGCGGCGGGCTTTGGTTCGTTCGGATTCGACGCGGTCGCCAGCACCCAGCGTTCGGCGGAAAATCGCGGCGCGTCGCAAATCAAGCTCGTCGCCATGCAAGGTCCATTGGTTCCAAGCGTGATCGGTTGTCCGCCGATGATCTGCGAAATCTGCCCCACACCTGTGATCACGATCGTTGAATCGTGCATCGAACATGTCGATACATGCGGCTGCTGTGTCGAGGAAGAGATCCTTGTCGAAGAAGAGGTCCTCGCGGGTGAAGAAGAGCTTTCGCCAGTTGCTTCGCTGGGCGGCGGCGGTTTCACTTCCGGGGGCGGCGGTGGTGGGGGAGGCAGTGGCGGCGGACTCGGCGGGCTAAGTGGATTGGCCGGGCTAAGTGGATTGGCCGGGCTTGCCGGGCTCGCGGCGGTGCTGGCCAGCGACGATGACCACTCGCCAGCCAGTCGTGCGTACCCTCATTAG
- a CDS encoding TadE/TadG family type IV pilus assembly protein, with protein MKQALQNRARRGVAAVEMAVVAPTILLIAFGVQEVTAAIHLQQTLTICAYEAARVALQPDTTEANVKATCDKILLTRQVNNATVLVTPADYPTKAYGTEITIKVSAELSGNSLGPLLVLSNRTVVGEVTVMKEHGS; from the coding sequence GTGAAACAAGCCCTCCAGAATCGAGCCCGCCGAGGCGTGGCAGCGGTTGAAATGGCAGTCGTCGCCCCAACGATCTTGCTGATCGCTTTTGGCGTCCAGGAAGTGACCGCGGCAATCCATCTGCAGCAGACGTTGACGATTTGTGCTTACGAAGCGGCGCGCGTTGCGTTGCAGCCCGACACGACCGAAGCCAACGTGAAAGCGACGTGCGACAAAATTTTGCTGACCCGCCAGGTCAATAACGCGACCGTGCTGGTGACCCCCGCGGACTACCCAACGAAAGCTTACGGAACCGAGATCACGATCAAGGTCAGTGCCGAGCTGTCGGGCAATAGTCTTGGTCCGCTGTTGGTACTGTCCAACCGCACGGTCGTGGGCGAAGTCACCGTGATGAAGGAGCATGGATCATGA
- a CDS encoding vWA domain-containing protein has translation MIVNPKTSSRRTNPTAVDRRGSVLVLMSIVLPMMLILAAFAINSASIELRRTEMTIVSDIAARAGSRELTMSKSEEAARRRAKQLAKRNKVGNVPLTLEDSDIEFGTAMRQGTARYDFTQGTPHPNSVRIFARRKTGSADGPLSLPFPGILGHHAVNSEQHAISTQVLVDIALVIDRSGSMAYASNEPAVYPPSPSSAPEGWDFCDPAPPISRWRDMLAAVDVFTTEITNSPTDERVAVVTYNGSATIDQPLTADFTKIATTLDTYTQSLCAGGTNIGGGIGQGIEALINRVESRTGASKVIVVLTDGIHNQGTDPVSAAKQASSGGAMIFSVTFSDEADQNRMQKVAEKGYGKHFHAQNGDELKIVFAEIAKRMPTLLTK, from the coding sequence ATGATTGTGAATCCAAAAACGTCCTCGCGGCGGACGAATCCGACCGCGGTAGATCGTCGAGGCAGCGTGTTGGTTCTGATGAGCATTGTTCTGCCAATGATGCTCATCCTGGCCGCCTTTGCCATCAACTCCGCCAGCATCGAATTGCGCCGAACCGAAATGACGATTGTCAGCGACATTGCAGCGCGTGCCGGCAGCCGCGAACTGACGATGTCGAAAAGCGAAGAGGCGGCGCGGCGACGCGCGAAACAACTGGCAAAGCGAAACAAGGTTGGCAACGTTCCACTGACGCTAGAGGACAGCGACATTGAATTTGGGACGGCCATGCGTCAGGGAACCGCGCGTTACGACTTCACCCAAGGGACCCCGCATCCCAATTCGGTGCGGATCTTTGCCCGTCGCAAAACGGGCTCGGCCGACGGCCCTTTGTCGCTGCCGTTTCCTGGAATTTTGGGGCACCATGCGGTCAACAGTGAACAGCACGCGATCTCAACTCAGGTGCTCGTCGACATCGCCTTGGTGATCGACCGATCGGGATCGATGGCATACGCATCCAACGAACCGGCGGTCTATCCCCCCTCCCCAAGTTCGGCTCCCGAAGGCTGGGACTTCTGCGACCCTGCTCCCCCGATCTCCCGCTGGCGCGACATGCTCGCCGCAGTGGATGTTTTCACAACCGAGATCACCAACTCTCCCACTGACGAACGTGTTGCGGTGGTGACCTACAACGGTTCGGCGACTATCGATCAGCCATTGACCGCGGACTTCACCAAAATCGCCACCACGCTCGACACCTACACCCAATCGTTGTGTGCCGGAGGGACAAACATCGGCGGAGGGATTGGCCAGGGAATCGAAGCATTGATCAACCGTGTCGAGTCGCGGACCGGTGCCAGCAAAGTGATCGTTGTCTTGACCGATGGGATCCACAATCAAGGGACCGACCCGGTCTCCGCTGCGAAGCAAGCCAGCAGTGGCGGTGCGATGATCTTCAGTGTGACCTTCTCCGACGAAGCGGATCAAAACCGTATGCAGAAGGTCGCCGAAAAAGGTTATGGCAAACACTTTCACGCCCAGAACGGCGACGAACTGAAAATTGTCTTCGCCGAAATCGCGAAACGCATGCCGACGTTGCTGACCAAATAA